DNA sequence from the uncultured Ilyobacter sp. genome:
TCTCTCTTCACAAGGTCTTGCACAAATCATTCCACAGACATAGGATAAGGGATTGGCCTGTCTCATTACTGCATAAGCTGTGTCCATATCATCTTGAGCCATGTATGCTACATAACCGGGGATATTTACCTCAGCAGGACATGCATTGACACACTGAGCAGAAGCTAATCTATGGCATACTCCAGGGTGGCATTTTTTCTCTGTAATATGTTCTTCAAAAATTTCTCTAAAGTTATTTAATAAAAACAGTACTGTTTTTTTCATTTTTCTTTCAGCAGGAATGACAGTTTTCTCTTCTAAAAGTTCTTTTAATATGTCTAGTTCTAAAATTCTTTTGCTTGTTCCGTTGCTTATTTTTTCAATGATTTCCTCTATCTCTTCTATAGCTTCATTTGTAGTTCTAAGCTCTTTAATAAGATATCTCACACAAAATCTGGCATAATCTACAGGACAGGTAAGGTCATTTAAAAACAGGATAGTATCTGTATCGATGTTTTTAGTATAGTCACTTAGAGGATTTTCAATATCTTTTAAAAGTACAATTTCACCGAAAGGTCCACCTATTTGAACCATTGACAGTCTTCCGTTGTTCCAGAGGCCTCCTGCCAATTTAGTAAAAATATCTATCAATGATCGATTTTCATCTATATTATATGTTCCTGGATTATTTATTTTGCCGCATAAAATGAATTTCTTCATTACTATTCTCCTCCTCTGATTTTATCTTTATCTATAATATCAGTCATAACGTTATACATGTTGTATTCAGGTAAACTTTGATTTACAATTTTATCATATCCGAATCTGCTTACCGGACAAACTTTGAGACAGTGTCCGCAGTATCTGTTTGTTCCCATAGACCAGCCACAGCTTTTTCTAACTGATCTTCTTTTAAATTGACCAAACCACTCATGTTCATCTTTGGGAATGCTGGCCACAGGACAGGTCTTATAGCACATTCTGCATCTTGCACAAAACTCCTCAAAATTCATGTCTTCTGTTGCATGGTCTAGCTCAATGTCAGCATCAATGGTTACACAGCATAGTCTTAATCTTGTTCCATACTCTTTGGTAATCAGCAAGCCATGAGTGGAATACATTCCAAGACCGGCATTTACTGCATGAGGGGGAAAGTTTATTTCATCACCTAATGCTGGAGTTGAAAGAGCCTTATATCCCTTACTTCTAATAAAATCGGCTACTTTATTTGCAGCATCTCCAGCCTCGGCATATATATGCCAATCAAATATCTTTCCAGTATCTTTTGTAGGATAAGGTATTTCTTCTATCTGATCCGCCTCCATCTCCATACCCAATACAAGCATAGTGTCATATGGGAAAGAGTCGTCAAAGCCCTCATTGATATACCTTCTGTCAACTAAGGTAAAGGCTCCAATCATTCCCAGGCTCTTTACATACTCTAAGATATTATCTTTAAGCTGCTTTAAGTCTTTTAAAGGCTTAACTTTACCGGCTTCTATATCTGCTTCTAGTTTTTTATTAAATTCTGGATTTTGTTTTGATAGAGCAATACCCTTCATTACCCTTTGTGCATCTTCTATGAACACGTCTCTGATTTTAGGTGTCATACCATCATCTTCAACATACTTTGCAATGTTTTTGATGTAGTCTGAATCTATGTCTATAGAGTCTCCTTTACCATCCCCTGGGTGTATAGAAGTATAGTGATCAAATAACTCTCCATCTATTTTTACATATGGGTTATTATCAGTCAGTTCTTTTCCTAGGTTATCTTTAGTGTAGGTATAAAAAAACTCTTTGTCATGCCTTAAAATTCCTTTTTCACTTACTTTAAATGGAGCTCTCTTACTAACTTTTGGCACATCTAAATAGAAAGTGTTATTAAATCCGTTGTCTTTCACTACTATCCCCTCCTTAAATTATTCTCAGTAGTTCTATAGAGTTTTGAAAAAATACCTGAAAGTTTCACTAACAGGTTTTTTAGTTGCCGATTTTCTTAAGGAATATTCCGATCTTCCCATATGAAAGTGTATCTTTTACCGGACAGCTGCTTATACACTCAAAACAGTTAATACACTGGGGATTTCTGATGCTATCCTTATCTGACACAGCAATATTCATAGGACATACTCTGTTGCATTTTTTACAGTTTACACAACTTTTTTTATTTCTCTTCACTGAGAAAAATCTAGTCAAGCTTGCAATCCCGAACTTGGTTCCGTCTATGCAAAGATAATTGCAGAATGGCCTTTCAAATACAGTTGAAACTATTAGAAAACCAGCCATTATAATTAATGATGCTGAGATGATAACACCTGAAAAATTACTTGCTGTAGATGTGAATGTTTTATTACCGTTTACAGTTTCATAGATACCTACCCCTATACCTGCAACTAAGAGGGCCATAACGATATATCTTGAAAACATCAAATATTTTTGAATATTTTGTGGCATCTTATATTTTTTTGTAAAAATCCTGTCCCCTATGGCACCAAAAAATTCCTGAAGGGCTCCGTATGGACATACCCATCCGCAGAAAAAATTACCCACTACCAATGAAAAAATAAGCAGTAGTGGAAATACAGCCTTAAATTTCATAAATAAACCCGCTACTAACAATCCAATAAAAAAAAGTTGAACACTGTTTCTAATTAATTGAATTTTTTTGTTCAAATGGCTCACCTCTATAAAAGAATGTAACAAAAGACCTCTTGGCTTATGTTATGTTAAAATAATAACATTTTAATAGAGATACTTCTGTCCTGTTTAGGACACTTTTTTAATGAAAATAGATTTTAAATAAGTTGGAGGCTTTGTTTAAATGATAATTTGATTTTAGATACTCGCAATTATTTTAATTCAATTATTTTTTTTATTTTTATGGTTTTTTAAATCTTGTAAAATCACAATTTACACCTTTTGGTAAGTATTTCACCAAAAAGTGCCTTCTTTTTTTTAATTAGTTTTTTTTGTATACTGAGTGCACATAAAAAATTAAAAAAATTAGGAGGTTACAAATGCAAAGATTTACAATACCAAGAGATCTATATTTCGGAGAGGACTCGCTATCTCATTTAAAAAATATCAATGGAACTAAGGCTCTTATCGTTATCGGTTCAGAGAGATTAATAAACGATGGAACAGTACCTAGTGCTGTTGAATATTTAAAAGAAGCTGGAATAGAAAGTGAACTATTCGTAGGAATAGAAAATGACCCTTCAGTAGCTACTGTTATGAAAGGTGTAGAAGCTATGAATAAATTTAAGCCTGATACAATAATAGGAATAGGTGGAGGATCACCGATAGATGCGGCCAAAGCTATGTGGATCTTCTATGAGCACCCAACATTCACATTTGAAGAAGCTGCAAAACCATTTAACTTACCAGAATTAAGAAACAAGGCTAAATTTATAGCAGTTCCGACAACAAGTGGTACCGCTACAGAAGTTACATCATTTGCTGTAATCACAGACAATGAAACTAATATCAAATATCCAATCGCAGACTACAACATCACTCCAGATGTAGCTATTGTAGATACAAACTTAGTACAAACAATGCCTAAGGTATTAGTTGCAAACACAGGAATGGATGCATTAACTCATGCACTAGAAGCATATGTTTCAAAGGCAAGAAATCCATTTACAGATGCACTAGCTATGAAATCTATCGAGATGATCTCAGAGACTTTAATCAACTCTTATAACGGTGAAGACTCTGCGAGAAAAGATATGCATATCGCACAAAACTTAGCAGGAATGGCATTCTCAAATGCAATCCTTGGAATAGTTCATTCAATGGCTCATAAGACAGGAAAAGTTTTAAATATTGATCATGGATTAGCCAATGCAATCTACCTTTCATATGCTGTCGAATTCAATGCAAAAGATGAAATCGGAAAAGCACAATATGCTCATGCCGCTAAAACAATAGGTTTAGCCGGAAATAACGAAACTGAATTAGTTGAATCATTAGTAAACTTAATTAAAGAATTAAGAGAACAAATGGATATGCCTCATTCATTAAAAGAATTTGGAGTAGAAGAGGAGTTCTTCTTGGCTAACTTAGATGAGATCGCAAGAACATCTGTAGGAGACCCATGTACAGGAACAAATCCAAGAGAAATATCTGTAGAAGAGATGAAAAACTTATTTAAAGCTGTTTATTATGGTGAAAAAGTGACATTTTAATTTAAAAGTCCTCCCGCTTTTAGGGGAGGACTTTTTACTATTTATCTCTTTCAAATATATAATCTTTTCCCCAGACATCCATTTCTTTTAAAATAGGGATGAGCTTTTTTCCTAATTCAGTTAAAGAATACTCAACCATTGGAGGCACAACAGGATAAATTTTTCTAGTGATTAATTTATTTTTTTCCAAATATCTAAGCTGCTGGGTAAGCATCTTCTGACTTATTTCTGTTATATACCTTTGAAACTCATTAAATCTTATAACCCCGTGATTTCCAAGTTCCCAGAGGATCAAGGCTTTCCATTTACCTCCTATTACCTCAAGAGTGAGCTCTATTTCGCATCTATAATTATTGCAGCTAACCTTATTTGATCTGTCTTCTGGCATGATCTCCTCCTTTAACTTAGTCGTTGGTAATTTCCTTGAACTTTTTTAAGTTAAAAAGTTCAAGTGATAGTGATAAAAGAATTGCAATACATATATATGAATTAACAGATTTAAACACAGGTTTTATTATAGCAATGGTAAATAATTAAGTCAAACTTATAAATTTTATTTAGGTTTGAATATAAAAATCAATAAGTTTTAAAAATAAAAAAGCACTATAAGAGTGCTTTTTTGGTTTGAATTTATACGGGATCTTGTTTTTCCTCATCTTTTAAGAGGGAAAAATTTATGTGACAGTAGCCTGATGGTTTTTTTTCAAGGTACTCTTGATGATAGTCCTCTGCAGGGAAGAAATTGTGTAGGGGTTCTATTTCTGTCACGATTTCTGAACTATATTTCTTGGCTATGGATTTTACAAATTCCTTTATTTCAGGGATGTCATCATCTGAAGAATAATAGACCCCGGTTCTGTACTGGGTACCTATATCATTTCCCTGTCTGTTTAAAAGAGTTGGATCAATGAGTCTGAAAAAGTGATCTAAGATTTTATCAAGAGGTAGAATGGAATCGTCATAATCAATCTTGCATACCTCGGCATGACCGGTTTTTCCAGAGCAGACCTCCTTGTAGTCTGGATTTTCTTTTGATCCGTTGGAATAGCCTACACTTGTACGGACTACGCCTCTTACTCTTTTGAAATAAGCCTCTATACCCCAGAAACAACCACCTGCAAGTGTAATTGTCTTCATAATAAATACCACCTCCATATTTTTTTATACCTGAAGACTTACCCTTTCCCTTTTAGCTTGCAAAAATATATTGAGTTATTTTTGACAAAGGAGGCTCTTCCAAGTAAAATGTCCTTGAGATCGTAATGAAGGGAAGTGGTCAAAATAAGGACAGATATAGTTATTGGATTAGTTGCAAATATAAGGGAAAAAAGTGCCCAGTTTATCAATGGGGAGCTCAAAAGATTAGGTGTAGAAGGGATAAACTCTAGTCATGGGACTATTTTGTCTGCTCTTTATGACAATGACGGACAGATGACAATGAATGAGATAGCAAAATATATAGCGAGACGAAAATCAAGTGTCACAGATATGGTTAAAAAACTTGAAAAACTTGGATACGTTGAGAGAAAACAGGATGAGCTAGATGCAAGGGTTATAAATGTGACTCTTAGCCCTAAAGGAATAGAGTTTCGAAAAACATTTTTGAAAATATCAAAGGCTCTTTTGGAAAAAGCCTATGGTGGTTTTGAAGAAGAGGAAAAAGAGATCTTGGTAAAATATCTTGGAAAAGTGAGAAAAAATTTCCAAGATATTTAATGGTTTAATCTCAAATAAACTTTAACATAGTGGTTAAATATATAAAAAAATTCTTGTAAAAATTCATTGGTTCCGATATAATAAAGTACGAAAACGTATTTTAATTATAATGGGGGAATTTACAGTGGAATTGACAAAAGCAATAAAGGATAGAAGAAGTGTTAGAAAGTTTACAGACTACTATGTGACAGACGAAGAGCTAAATGAGGCAATGGAAGCGGCAAGACTTGCACCTTCTTGGGCAAACACTCAGTGTTCTGAATTCTTGGCCTTAAGAGATAAGAAAAAGATCAAAGAGCTTGTGGAAAACTGCTATCCAAAAAATCCGGCGTCGGCGTGTTCTTTAGATGCATCACTTGTAATAGTAGCGTGCTACAACAGAAAAAAATCAGGTTTCTACAAAGAGACTTCATTTAATGACGTTGGAACTTGGGGAATGTTTGACCTAGGACTAGCTTGTCAGAACATGATGTTAAAACTTCATGACCTAGGTTTAGGGAGTGTAGTAGTAGGTGCCTATGATTCTAAAAAAGCATCTGAGATACTTGGTATAGAGGGAGATATCCAGATAGCGGCTATTATACCTGTAGGTAAACCGGCAGTTGAGACAAAACCTGTTCCAAGAAAAGAACTTTCGAAACTTTTACATATAGATAAGATAAAATAAGCCTAAGACACCTCTTGTAAAAGAGGTGTTATTTTTATAGTAGCAGTCTATCTTGTATATTGCCAAGAGACTTATCATATGATATAATCTTATGGCATAAGTATAGTAAGAGGAGGCGTTTAAGTTGGTAAGAAAGTTAAAGGCTAAAGGTAATAATGGTCAGATGGATATAATGAAGCAGGCACAGGCTATGCAGCAGCAGATGCTTGTAGTACAAGAGGGGTTAAAGGAAAAAGAGCTTGAGACTTCTGTAGGCGGAGGAGCAGTTACTGTAAAAGTAAACGGTCAGAAAGAGGTCCTTGAAATAAAGCTTTCAGATGAAATATTGAAAGAGGCAGTGGAGGATAACGACAAAGAGATGCTAGAAGATCTTCTTGTCTCAGCAGTAAAAGAAGCCGTTAGACAGGCTGAAGAGCTTGCTGAAAAAGAGATGTCAAAAGTAACTGGCGGAATCAACATTCCAGGCCTTGTCTAGGAAAGTTTAAAAAGAGGGGATTCCCTCTTTTTTTCTATAAAAGCTACTTTTATTTAGAGTTTGATATTTGGATGCAATAAATAGTCTCTTTCGAGACGAAGCTTAAAGTATATATATAGAAGAGTAATTGAAGAGTTTCGGCAGATGTGTTATACTTTTTAAAAAACTCAGGAGAAAACCCAATATGGACAAAAAAAAGAGAAAATATAGAATATACGGAAATATGCTGTATTTTCTATTGAAATTTATACTGAAAACCTTGAAGTTCGAGGTAAAAAGAAGCGAAAAAATAGACCTTAACAGCAATTATGTCTATGGTTTCTGGCATAATAAACTTATAATAACTTCTGTCTGTCTGGATTATTATAAAAAAAAGGCAGGCCTTGCAAGCCCCTCTAACGACGGCGAACTTATAGCCGTCACCCTGGAGAAATTCGGATTTCAGGTAATAAGGGGGTCATCAGACAAGGAGGCAGTGAGGAGTCTTATAAAACTGGCAAAACTTGTAAAAAACGGATATAGTGCAGGAACCCCTGTAGACGGGCCTAAGGGGCCTATATACAAG
Encoded proteins:
- a CDS encoding helix-turn-helix domain-containing protein encodes the protein MPEDRSNKVSCNNYRCEIELTLEVIGGKWKALILWELGNHGVIRFNEFQRYITEISQKMLTQQLRYLEKNKLITRKIYPVVPPMVEYSLTELGKKLIPILKEMDVWGKDYIFERDK
- the msrA gene encoding peptide-methionine (S)-S-oxide reductase MsrA; its protein translation is MKTITLAGGCFWGIEAYFKRVRGVVRTSVGYSNGSKENPDYKEVCSGKTGHAEVCKIDYDDSILPLDKILDHFFRLIDPTLLNRQGNDIGTQYRTGVYYSSDDDIPEIKEFVKSIAKKYSSEIVTEIEPLHNFFPAEDYHQEYLEKKPSGYCHINFSLLKDEEKQDPV
- a CDS encoding 4Fe-4S binding protein, whose amino-acid sequence is MKFKAVFPLLLIFSLVVGNFFCGWVCPYGALQEFFGAIGDRIFTKKYKMPQNIQKYLMFSRYIVMALLVAGIGVGIYETVNGNKTFTSTASNFSGVIISASLIIMAGFLIVSTVFERPFCNYLCIDGTKFGIASLTRFFSVKRNKKSCVNCKKCNRVCPMNIAVSDKDSIRNPQCINCFECISSCPVKDTLSYGKIGIFLKKIGN
- a CDS encoding lysophospholipid acyltransferase family protein, whose product is MDKKKRKYRIYGNMLYFLLKFILKTLKFEVKRSEKIDLNSNYVYGFWHNKLIITSVCLDYYKKKAGLASPSNDGELIAVTLEKFGFQVIRGSSDKEAVRSLIKLAKLVKNGYSAGTPVDGPKGPIYKVKPGMLFLAQKSGKKMIPVGGAFSNCWTFEKAWDKFQFPKPFSKMVCIEGDPIEIPKGADLEEYALFLEKELNRLDKEAEEYLKKDRSK
- a CDS encoding MarR family transcriptional regulator, producing the protein MVKIRTDIVIGLVANIREKSAQFINGELKRLGVEGINSSHGTILSALYDNDGQMTMNEIAKYIARRKSSVTDMVKKLEKLGYVERKQDELDARVINVTLSPKGIEFRKTFLKISKALLEKAYGGFEEEEKEILVKYLGKVRKNFQDI
- a CDS encoding YbaB/EbfC family nucleoid-associated protein gives rise to the protein MVRKLKAKGNNGQMDIMKQAQAMQQQMLVVQEGLKEKELETSVGGGAVTVKVNGQKEVLEIKLSDEILKEAVEDNDKEMLEDLLVSAVKEAVRQAEELAEKEMSKVTGGINIPGLV
- a CDS encoding nitroreductase family protein, with protein sequence MELTKAIKDRRSVRKFTDYYVTDEELNEAMEAARLAPSWANTQCSEFLALRDKKKIKELVENCYPKNPASACSLDASLVIVACYNRKKSGFYKETSFNDVGTWGMFDLGLACQNMMLKLHDLGLGSVVVGAYDSKKASEILGIEGDIQIAAIIPVGKPAVETKPVPRKELSKLLHIDKIK
- a CDS encoding iron-containing alcohol dehydrogenase; the encoded protein is MQRFTIPRDLYFGEDSLSHLKNINGTKALIVIGSERLINDGTVPSAVEYLKEAGIESELFVGIENDPSVATVMKGVEAMNKFKPDTIIGIGGGSPIDAAKAMWIFYEHPTFTFEEAAKPFNLPELRNKAKFIAVPTTSGTATEVTSFAVITDNETNIKYPIADYNITPDVAIVDTNLVQTMPKVLVANTGMDALTHALEAYVSKARNPFTDALAMKSIEMISETLINSYNGEDSARKDMHIAQNLAGMAFSNAILGIVHSMAHKTGKVLNIDHGLANAIYLSYAVEFNAKDEIGKAQYAHAAKTIGLAGNNETELVESLVNLIKELREQMDMPHSLKEFGVEEEFFLANLDEIARTSVGDPCTGTNPREISVEEMKNLFKAVYYGEKVTF